The Lacipirellula parvula genome window below encodes:
- a CDS encoding TIGR03032 family protein, whose protein sequence is MPTSSRRRLASPPIVGARPIELRVRGDFVEWLAASGGTLAVTTYNSGKLALFSAPDGTLTASYWSLPRPMGMAVSGNQLAVATRDLLWQMEIAANDAAAEANQLITPRQVDATGRLDAHDLAFDRRGLLFANTRFNCVARPSERASFKRTWQPPFMADAATNTAVDCCHLNGIGVREGRLAMATAFCERSEPAAWRAGDRFASGVLLDVRQNRVAVRGLSMPHSPRWHDGQWWLCDSGRGALATVHLGREIFEPVIELPGMTRGLTFVGDRAVVGLSRIRKRHILDAPPVRERWPRLRSGVAVVDYARGVETGSLEFVRGGREVYDAAFLPGVTAATFPTEAVGA, encoded by the coding sequence ATGCCCACCTCGTCCCGCCGCCGCTTGGCCTCGCCTCCGATCGTCGGCGCCCGCCCGATCGAACTGCGGGTGCGCGGCGACTTCGTCGAGTGGCTGGCCGCGAGCGGCGGCACGCTCGCCGTGACGACGTACAACTCGGGAAAGCTCGCCCTCTTCTCGGCCCCTGACGGAACGCTTACCGCCAGCTACTGGTCATTGCCGCGGCCGATGGGAATGGCGGTGAGCGGCAATCAACTGGCGGTGGCGACGCGCGACCTTCTCTGGCAGATGGAGATCGCGGCCAACGACGCCGCAGCCGAAGCGAACCAATTGATCACGCCGCGGCAGGTCGATGCGACCGGCCGGCTCGACGCCCACGACCTCGCTTTTGATCGCCGCGGCCTGCTGTTCGCCAACACGCGATTCAATTGCGTCGCGCGGCCGAGCGAACGTGCCAGTTTCAAACGGACCTGGCAGCCGCCGTTCATGGCCGACGCCGCGACCAATACCGCCGTCGATTGCTGCCACCTCAACGGCATCGGCGTCCGTGAGGGGCGGCTGGCGATGGCGACGGCATTTTGCGAACGCTCGGAACCGGCGGCGTGGCGTGCGGGCGATCGGTTTGCTTCGGGCGTGCTCCTCGACGTGCGGCAGAATCGAGTCGCGGTCCGCGGACTGAGCATGCCCCACTCGCCTCGCTGGCACGACGGGCAGTGGTGGCTGTGCGATTCAGGCCGCGGCGCCCTCGCGACGGTGCACTTGGGACGCGAGATATTCGAGCCGGTGATCGAACTTCCCGGCATGACCCGTGGACTGACGTTTGTAGGCGATCGCGCGGTCGTCGGGCTATCGCGCATCCGCAAACGGCACATCCTCGATGCCCCGCCGGTTCGCGAGCGCTGGCCGCGGCTCCGCTCGGGCGTGGCGGTCGTCGACTACGCCCGCGGCGTGGAAACCGGCTCGCTTGAATTCGTCCGCGGCGGGCGCGAGGTCTACGACGCGGCGTTCCTGCCGGGCGTCACCGCGGCAACATTCCCAACTGAAGCGGTAGGCGCCTAA
- the uvsE gene encoding UV DNA damage repair endonuclease UvsE: MATKQASASSLRLGLCCQFVDEPIKFRTTTAAVCQKLAPVARDLKLSEICQANADALFAAIECCHRLGIGAFRVNSQILPVKTHPAVGYDVAKLPGGAAIIERFKACGARAKELGVRTSFHPDQFVVLSSPREDVVDRSIEDIEYQAEVAEWINADVVNIHGGGAYDSRSAALERFARNLGRLSERARTRLTVENDDKIYTPSELLPLCKAEGIPLVYDVHHHRCCRDELTVEAATEAAIATWNREPMFHLSSPKEGWNGPGPQRHHDFIDVADMPACWLGRTLTIEVEAKTKEQAVLKLRRELNG; the protein is encoded by the coding sequence ATGGCAACGAAGCAGGCGTCTGCAAGTTCTCTACGGCTGGGGCTCTGCTGCCAGTTCGTCGACGAGCCGATCAAATTCCGCACCACCACCGCGGCTGTGTGCCAGAAGCTCGCGCCGGTCGCTCGCGATTTGAAGCTCTCGGAAATCTGCCAAGCGAACGCCGACGCCCTCTTCGCGGCGATCGAGTGCTGCCATCGCCTTGGCATCGGCGCGTTCCGCGTCAACAGTCAGATCCTGCCGGTGAAGACGCATCCGGCGGTCGGGTACGACGTGGCAAAACTGCCGGGTGGCGCGGCGATCATTGAGCGGTTCAAAGCCTGCGGCGCGCGGGCGAAGGAACTCGGCGTGCGCACGTCGTTTCATCCCGATCAGTTCGTGGTCCTTAGTTCGCCGCGGGAGGATGTGGTCGACCGTTCGATCGAAGACATCGAGTACCAAGCCGAGGTTGCCGAGTGGATCAACGCCGACGTAGTGAATATCCACGGCGGCGGGGCTTACGATTCGCGGTCGGCAGCGCTTGAACGCTTCGCCCGCAATCTCGGCCGGCTGTCGGAACGTGCCCGCACGCGGCTGACGGTTGAAAACGACGACAAGATCTACACGCCGAGCGAGCTGCTGCCGCTGTGTAAGGCTGAGGGGATTCCCTTGGTATACGATGTGCACCACCACCGCTGCTGCCGCGACGAGCTGACGGTGGAAGCGGCGACTGAGGCGGCGATCGCCACCTGGAATCGCGAGCCCATGTTCCATCTTTCCAGCCCGAAGGAAGGTTGGAACGGCCCCGGCCCGCAACGGCATCACGACTTCATCGACGTGGCCGATATGCCCGCATGTTGGTTGGGGCGGACGCTGACGATCGAGGTCGAAGCGAAGACGAAGGAACAAGCAGTGTTGAAACTGCGGCGAGAACTCAACGGATAA
- a CDS encoding DUF1501 domain-containing protein: MRNSLFNELAQAELTHTTRRLFLRDGVAGLGAAWLASTLGNSLLGGSAQASGTGAVRDPMRPLAPQLPPLVAKAKRVIYLHMAGAPSQLELFDYKPELKKLDGQDCPQEFIAGKRFAFIRGVPKLLGPQFEFAQHGESGAWLSDRLPHFAKVVDKACFVRTMVTDQFNHAPAQLLVHTGNQNLGYASMGCWATYGLGSENQNLPGFVVLLSGGKFPDAGKSVWGSGFLPSVYQGVQCRSSGEPVLFLSNPPGIDRTLRGRMVDAIADVNRKTYDEVADPETLTRIAQYELAYRMQMSATDAMDYSQEPAHVHKMYGTQPGQESLANNCLLARRLIERGVRFVQLFDWGWDSHGAGENEALHHGFKDKCRQLDQPVTALLLDLEQRGLLDETLVVWSGEFGRTPMRENRGGKEMTLVGRDHHPHAFTLWMAGGGVRAGHSYGETDPIGYAPITDKVEVRDLQATILRLLGLDHERLVFPFQGLDQKLTGVKPARVIDSIIA, encoded by the coding sequence ATGCGTAACTCACTATTCAACGAACTGGCGCAAGCGGAACTCACTCACACGACGCGGCGGCTCTTCCTGCGTGACGGCGTCGCCGGTCTGGGCGCGGCGTGGCTTGCGTCGACGCTGGGCAATTCGCTGCTCGGCGGCAGTGCTCAAGCTTCAGGCACTGGGGCGGTTCGCGATCCGATGCGGCCCCTTGCTCCGCAGTTGCCGCCGCTCGTCGCCAAAGCTAAGCGGGTGATCTACCTCCACATGGCAGGCGCCCCGAGCCAACTGGAACTCTTCGACTACAAGCCGGAACTAAAAAAGCTCGACGGCCAAGATTGCCCGCAAGAGTTCATCGCTGGCAAACGCTTTGCGTTCATCCGCGGCGTGCCGAAGCTGCTCGGCCCGCAATTCGAGTTCGCCCAGCATGGCGAATCGGGCGCGTGGCTCAGCGATCGCTTGCCCCACTTCGCAAAGGTCGTCGACAAGGCCTGCTTCGTCCGCACGATGGTCACCGACCAGTTCAACCACGCCCCCGCGCAGTTGCTGGTTCACACCGGCAATCAGAACCTCGGTTACGCCTCGATGGGCTGCTGGGCCACGTACGGCCTCGGTTCGGAGAATCAGAATCTTCCGGGCTTCGTCGTATTGCTCTCCGGCGGCAAGTTCCCCGACGCCGGCAAGAGCGTCTGGGGCTCCGGTTTCCTACCGTCGGTCTATCAAGGGGTGCAGTGCCGTTCGAGCGGCGAGCCGGTGCTGTTCCTCTCGAACCCGCCGGGGATCGATCGCACGCTCCGCGGCCGGATGGTCGACGCGATCGCCGACGTCAACCGCAAGACATACGACGAGGTGGCCGACCCTGAAACGCTCACGCGCATCGCGCAGTACGAGCTTGCCTATCGCATGCAAATGTCGGCGACCGACGCGATGGACTACAGCCAAGAGCCGGCCCACGTCCATAAGATGTACGGCACCCAGCCGGGGCAAGAAAGCCTCGCGAACAACTGTCTCCTCGCGCGGCGGCTGATCGAACGGGGCGTCCGCTTTGTGCAATTGTTCGACTGGGGTTGGGACTCCCACGGCGCCGGCGAGAACGAAGCCCTGCATCACGGGTTCAAAGACAAGTGTCGGCAACTCGATCAGCCGGTGACCGCGCTGTTGCTCGATCTCGAACAGCGCGGGCTGCTCGACGAAACGCTCGTCGTCTGGTCGGGCGAGTTCGGCCGCACGCCGATGCGCGAGAACCGCGGCGGCAAAGAAATGACGCTCGTCGGCCGCGACCATCACCCGCACGCTTTTACGTTGTGGATGGCCGGCGGCGGCGTCCGCGCGGGTCATAGCTATGGCGAGACCGACCCGATCGGCTACGCACCGATTACCGATAAGGTCGAAGTCCGCGACCTGCAGGCGACGATCCTGCGGCTGCTGGGGCTCGACCACGAACGGCTCGTCTTCCCGTTCCAGGGGCTCGATCAAAAACTGACCGGCGTCAAACCGGCCCGCGTCATCGATTCCATCATCGCGTAA
- a CDS encoding PSD1 and planctomycete cytochrome C domain-containing protein has product MPRFLVLIALGAAAFGIVRHAAAADASVERVDFNDQIRPIFAKHCVSCHGGVKQASGLSFIYRDQALAEADSGLAAIVPGKPDESYLIERVADADPETRMPPGDHGPPLDAEQIELLRRWIEQGAEWEQHWSFTPPVEPSLPAVNRTHWPRDVLDQFVLAKIEAAGLAPAPDAARSEWLRRVSLDLTGLPPSPQDYRSFELDNRPEAYERVVDRLLASPAYGERWASMWLDLARYADTSGFEKDPNRNIWPFRDWLIRALNDDMPFDEFTIRQLAGDLLPDATIADRLATAFHRNTQMNTEGGTDDEEYRLAAVLDRVSTTWQVWQASTFRCTQCHDHPYDPFRHEEYYSFIAFFNTSRDADLNDDSPTLAIPDDLQQWDKAAGLDREIAALQQQLYALQSPLAEDATRWQPLTPLTATTTGSGTMIIAADPADGVAEVRGEGTVSAWSLFKIEFDLAGVERLTALRIDALPKDAAAALKIPDEGFVLSKLDGELVAADGAVLSKVPLAVAFCDEAAPLNDPQASLRKDADGWGAFSRLSSRRYAVFIPKQAVEVPPGARLRLAVRFDLTDSGGGGLVINRGRYSISSSDDWIPFANDSRYSELRRELAAKRKERAAIASLAVPVMDEQPARFARHTQVFGRGNWLDREAEVTAGVPAVLPPLASEGPADRLAMARWIASPQNPLTARVMVNRIWQELFGIGIVETAEDFGTSGERPSHPELLDHLALRFQGEQAWSVKQLLRSIVLSSAYRQSSGASSDKLAVDPRNRLVSRGPRTRLSAEMVRDQALALSGRLSAKMYGKPVMPPQPDGVWRSVYNGEVWTNAEGEDRYRRAVYTYWKRTSGYPSMATFDAPSRDICTVRRIATNTPLQALATLNDEAYIELAQGFAERMAAAASEPTAQIASGYRLATGQAPHVAKLQRLQQLYDEAALAYDADPQAAQSLAKDRSHYALTIVANAMLNLDDLLTK; this is encoded by the coding sequence ATGCCGCGCTTTCTAGTTCTCATTGCTCTTGGTGCGGCAGCGTTTGGGATCGTGCGCCATGCCGCGGCTGCCGACGCGTCGGTTGAACGCGTCGACTTTAACGACCAGATTCGTCCCATCTTCGCCAAGCATTGCGTCAGCTGTCACGGCGGCGTCAAGCAAGCCAGCGGCCTTTCGTTCATCTACCGCGACCAAGCCCTCGCGGAAGCCGACTCCGGCCTGGCGGCGATCGTCCCCGGCAAGCCGGACGAGTCATATTTGATCGAGCGCGTCGCCGACGCTGATCCGGAAACTCGCATGCCCCCTGGGGATCACGGCCCGCCACTCGACGCCGAGCAGATCGAACTCCTCCGCCGCTGGATCGAGCAAGGCGCCGAGTGGGAGCAGCACTGGTCGTTCACGCCGCCGGTCGAACCGTCGTTGCCGGCAGTGAACCGCACCCATTGGCCGCGTGACGTGCTCGACCAGTTCGTCCTCGCGAAGATCGAAGCCGCGGGACTCGCGCCGGCACCCGATGCCGCCCGCAGCGAGTGGCTCCGCCGCGTATCGCTCGATCTCACCGGCTTGCCGCCATCGCCGCAGGACTACCGGTCGTTCGAACTCGACAATCGTCCCGAGGCCTACGAGCGCGTCGTCGATCGCTTGCTTGCCTCGCCTGCGTACGGCGAACGCTGGGCGTCGATGTGGCTCGACCTGGCGCGCTACGCCGACACATCGGGCTTCGAGAAAGATCCGAACCGCAACATATGGCCCTTTCGCGATTGGCTGATCCGCGCGCTCAACGACGACATGCCCTTCGACGAGTTCACCATCCGCCAACTCGCCGGCGACTTGCTCCCTGACGCGACGATTGCCGATCGGCTGGCGACGGCGTTCCATCGCAACACGCAGATGAACACCGAAGGTGGGACGGACGACGAAGAGTACCGCCTCGCCGCGGTGCTCGATCGCGTCAGCACCACCTGGCAGGTGTGGCAAGCGTCGACCTTCCGCTGCACGCAGTGCCACGATCACCCGTACGATCCGTTCCGCCACGAGGAGTACTACAGCTTCATCGCGTTCTTCAATACGAGCCGCGACGCCGATCTTAACGACGACTCGCCGACGCTCGCGATTCCGGACGATTTGCAGCAGTGGGATAAGGCCGCCGGACTCGACCGCGAGATTGCGGCCCTCCAACAGCAGCTCTACGCATTGCAGTCTCCGCTGGCGGAAGACGCGACCCGCTGGCAGCCGCTGACGCCGCTCACCGCCACGACCACCGGCAGCGGGACGATGATCATTGCCGCCGACCCGGCCGACGGCGTCGCCGAGGTTCGCGGCGAAGGGACGGTCTCAGCGTGGAGCTTGTTCAAGATCGAGTTCGATCTCGCCGGAGTCGAACGCCTCACTGCGCTCCGTATCGACGCCCTGCCGAAAGACGCGGCCGCCGCATTAAAAATTCCCGACGAAGGCTTCGTGCTCTCGAAACTTGACGGCGAACTCGTCGCCGCCGACGGCGCCGTGCTTAGCAAGGTGCCGCTCGCCGTCGCGTTTTGCGATGAAGCGGCCCCGCTGAACGATCCTCAAGCGAGCTTGCGGAAGGACGCCGACGGTTGGGGGGCGTTTTCGCGGCTTTCATCGCGGCGCTATGCCGTCTTCATCCCCAAGCAGGCCGTGGAGGTTCCGCCGGGAGCGCGCTTGCGACTCGCCGTGCGGTTCGACCTCACCGACTCGGGCGGCGGCGGGCTCGTGATCAATCGCGGCCGCTACTCGATCTCGTCGAGCGACGATTGGATTCCCTTCGCCAACGATTCGCGTTACAGCGAACTTCGCCGCGAACTCGCTGCGAAGCGTAAGGAGCGGGCCGCCATCGCATCGCTCGCCGTGCCGGTGATGGACGAGCAACCGGCCCGGTTCGCCCGCCATACGCAAGTCTTCGGCCGCGGCAATTGGCTCGATCGCGAAGCCGAGGTGACCGCCGGCGTTCCCGCCGTGCTGCCGCCGCTGGCAAGCGAGGGACCGGCCGACCGCCTCGCGATGGCCCGCTGGATCGCGTCGCCGCAGAATCCCCTCACCGCGCGGGTGATGGTCAACCGCATCTGGCAGGAACTCTTCGGCATCGGCATCGTCGAAACCGCGGAAGACTTTGGCACCTCCGGCGAGCGCCCCTCGCATCCCGAACTGCTCGACCATCTCGCGCTCCGCTTCCAAGGCGAGCAAGCGTGGAGCGTCAAGCAACTTCTCCGTTCGATCGTCCTGTCGTCCGCCTATCGCCAATCGAGCGGCGCGTCGTCCGACAAGCTCGCGGTCGATCCTCGCAACCGGCTCGTCTCGCGCGGCCCGCGGACGCGGCTCTCCGCCGAGATGGTCCGCGATCAGGCGCTCGCCCTCTCGGGCCGGCTCTCGGCGAAGATGTACGGCAAACCGGTGATGCCGCCGCAACCTGACGGCGTCTGGCGAAGCGTCTACAACGGCGAAGTTTGGACGAACGCCGAGGGCGAGGATCGTTACCGCCGCGCCGTCTACACCTATTGGAAGCGGACGAGCGGTTACCCCAGCATGGCGACGTTCGACGCTCCCAGCCGCGACATTTGCACCGTCCGCCGCATCGCGACGAACACGCCGCTCCAGGCGCTCGCGACGCTCAACGACGAAGCCTACATCGAACTGGCTCAAGGCTTTGCCGAACGAATGGCCGCCGCGGCGAGTGAGCCCACAGCGCAAATCGCCTCTGGGTATCGGCTGGCGACCGGGCAAGCGCCGCACGTGGCGAAGCTCCAGCGATTGCAGCAACTTTACGACGAAGCGGCGCTGGCTTACGACGCTGATCCGCAAGCGGCCCAGTCGCTCGCCAAAGATCGTTCTCATTACGCCCTCACGATCGTCGCCAACGCGATGCTCAATCTCGACGATCTGCTGACCAAATAA
- a CDS encoding DUF1501 domain-containing protein: MTNHMHNFCGRTRREFLWESGCGFGAAALASLLSADGALGAAANPLAPKPAPGSAKAKSVIFLFMYGGPSHIDTFDYKPTMVGMDGKTIAVKTHGRGGHKNEGRIVEPRWKFKQYGQSGKWVSDLFPNLAHCVDDIAFMHSMTAESPIHGSAMLMMNSGKLQSGSPSIGSWVNYGLGSVNENMPGYVVMLDHTGGPISGAKNWSSGYMPATYAGTVFRPDGSPINDLKLPEGTTRPLQRDLLDTLAKLNERHRQPRLDQADLASRISTYELAYKMQQHAPEAVDLSQETEHTKKLYGLDNEQTRQFGTRCLLARRLVERGVRFIQVYSGGSHNDDNWDAHGDLVANHTKHAGATDLPIAGLLKDLKQRGLLEETLVVWGGEFGRQPTAEYDVGTGRDHNSMGFTMWMAGGGVKGGVSVGQTDEIGSVAVDQPMHVKRLHATVLNQLGLDPNALSYFFRGLDQKLVGVEHTEPIKEIIA, encoded by the coding sequence ATGACTAATCACATGCACAACTTCTGCGGTCGAACGCGGCGGGAGTTTTTGTGGGAGAGCGGCTGCGGGTTCGGCGCGGCGGCGCTCGCGTCGCTGCTGTCGGCCGACGGAGCCCTTGGCGCCGCGGCCAATCCGCTCGCCCCGAAGCCTGCCCCCGGCTCCGCGAAGGCGAAGAGCGTCATCTTCTTGTTCATGTACGGCGGCCCGAGCCACATCGACACGTTTGATTACAAGCCGACGATGGTCGGCATGGACGGCAAGACGATCGCCGTGAAAACCCACGGCCGCGGCGGGCATAAGAACGAAGGCCGCATCGTCGAGCCGCGGTGGAAGTTCAAGCAGTACGGCCAAAGCGGCAAGTGGGTGAGCGATCTGTTCCCGAACCTCGCCCACTGCGTCGACGACATCGCCTTCATGCATTCGATGACGGCCGAGTCGCCGATCCACGGCTCGGCGATGCTGATGATGAACTCGGGCAAGCTGCAAAGCGGCAGCCCGTCGATCGGCAGCTGGGTCAACTACGGCCTCGGCTCGGTGAATGAAAACATGCCGGGCTACGTGGTGATGCTCGATCACACCGGCGGCCCGATCAGCGGCGCGAAGAACTGGTCGAGCGGCTACATGCCGGCGACGTATGCGGGGACGGTGTTTCGGCCCGACGGCTCGCCGATCAACGACCTCAAGCTGCCCGAAGGCACGACGCGGCCGCTGCAGCGCGACCTGCTCGACACGCTGGCGAAGCTGAACGAACGTCATCGCCAGCCGCGGCTCGATCAAGCCGACCTCGCGTCGCGGATCTCGACCTACGAGCTCGCCTACAAGATGCAGCAACACGCCCCCGAGGCGGTCGATCTGAGCCAAGAGACCGAGCATACGAAGAAGCTCTACGGCCTCGACAACGAGCAGACCCGCCAGTTCGGCACACGGTGCCTCTTGGCTCGCCGGTTAGTGGAGCGAGGCGTCCGCTTCATCCAAGTTTACTCGGGCGGTTCGCACAACGACGACAACTGGGACGCCCACGGCGACCTCGTTGCGAACCACACGAAGCACGCCGGCGCGACCGATCTGCCGATCGCGGGCCTCTTGAAAGATCTCAAGCAGCGCGGCCTGCTCGAAGAAACCTTGGTCGTCTGGGGCGGCGAGTTCGGCCGCCAGCCGACGGCCGAGTACGACGTCGGCACGGGCCGCGACCACAACTCGATGGGTTTTACGATGTGGATGGCCGGCGGCGGCGTGAAGGGGGGCGTGAGCGTCGGCCAAACCGACGAAATCGGCAGCGTCGCGGTCGACCAGCCGATGCACGTCAAACGGCTGCATGCCACCGTGCTCAACCAACTCGGCCTCGACCCGAACGCGCTCAGCTACTTCTTCCGCGGGCTCGATCAGAAACTTGTCGGCGTCGAGCATACGGAGCCGATTAAAGAGATTATCGCTTAA
- a CDS encoding PSD1 and planctomycete cytochrome C domain-containing protein — MLFRSFLSLLTLVGGLLLSGVELSQAVPVNFSREVKPILARRCFACHGPDSGEGGLRLDSREHALAELDSGSFAIVPEDVDSSELLARVTSEDEFTRMPPEGKPLTPHEVDVLRRWIAEGAAYQKHWAFVAPEKHEPPALEASPHKSWVQTPIDAFILAQLEANNLQPAPKADKRTLCRRAYYDLTGLPPSEQQLEEFLADESPDAWEKLIDKLLASPHYGERWGRHWLDLVRFAETNSFERDGEKQYAWKYRDYVIRSFNDDKPYNQFVKEQLAGDELDEVTRDSIIGTGYYRLGIWDDEPADSVQARSDEMDDLIATTSQAFLGLTVGCARCHDHKIDPIPQKDYYGMAAFFADVTPFAERGDLQTNNQWDLTVPANAAERGERRQRIRTISREKYSMEQVGVKRMSGPDQRRSETQRREGLLKAKLKDYLNDSEWEQYQQTLARLNDAQEDLKKLNQKSAPDWALALARCNAPPEPTHLNVRGNPHVPGEVVEPRFPQLFGVEQPTIPAAPAGARSAGRRKVLADWIASNDNMLTSRVIANRVWQHHFGRGLVRSANNFGELGDVPTHPELLDWLAIWLTEHEWKLKPLHRLIMTSSAYQMSSQADAAALAADPLNDNLWRFDLRRLGAEELRDATLAASGKLNLEMYGPSFYPEMSPEVLATQSMPGQGWGKSSSKEQSRRSVYIYVKRSLLTPLLTAFDFPDVDASCEARFNTTQPGQALSMLNGQFANEQAGYLANRVRTEAGDDPKDQVARAIEITLGREATKEEIADGLELLNQLTKEHNRDPQEALRYWCLVALNQNEFLYLD, encoded by the coding sequence ATGCTCTTCCGCTCCTTTCTATCCCTGCTCACGCTCGTCGGCGGCTTGCTGCTGAGCGGCGTTGAACTGTCCCAAGCGGTGCCGGTGAACTTCTCGCGGGAAGTAAAACCGATCCTCGCGCGCCGTTGCTTCGCGTGCCACGGTCCCGACTCGGGCGAAGGGGGCCTGCGGCTCGACAGCCGCGAGCACGCCCTCGCAGAGCTTGACTCGGGATCGTTCGCGATCGTGCCGGAAGACGTCGATTCAAGCGAACTGCTCGCGCGAGTGACTTCGGAGGATGAGTTCACTCGCATGCCGCCCGAAGGGAAGCCGCTTACTCCGCACGAAGTCGACGTGCTCCGACGCTGGATCGCCGAAGGGGCGGCGTACCAAAAGCACTGGGCGTTCGTTGCCCCAGAAAAACACGAGCCGCCGGCTTTGGAAGCAAGCCCCCACAAGTCGTGGGTGCAGACGCCGATCGATGCCTTTATTCTCGCGCAGCTCGAAGCGAACAACCTGCAGCCGGCGCCGAAGGCGGATAAGCGAACCCTCTGCCGCCGCGCCTACTACGACCTCACTGGCCTGCCGCCGAGCGAACAGCAACTTGAAGAGTTCCTCGCCGACGAATCGCCGGACGCGTGGGAGAAGCTAATCGACAAGCTTCTCGCCTCGCCCCACTACGGCGAGCGCTGGGGCCGGCACTGGCTCGACCTTGTCCGCTTCGCCGAAACGAACAGCTTCGAGCGTGACGGCGAAAAGCAATACGCCTGGAAGTACCGCGACTACGTCATCCGCAGTTTCAATGACGACAAACCGTACAACCAGTTCGTGAAGGAGCAGCTCGCCGGCGACGAGCTCGACGAGGTGACGCGCGATTCGATCATTGGCACCGGCTACTACCGATTAGGGATCTGGGACGATGAGCCAGCCGATTCGGTCCAAGCGCGCAGCGATGAAATGGACGACCTCATCGCCACCACGAGCCAAGCCTTTCTCGGCCTCACCGTCGGCTGCGCACGCTGCCACGATCACAAGATCGATCCGATCCCGCAAAAAGACTATTACGGGATGGCGGCGTTCTTCGCCGACGTGACGCCGTTTGCGGAACGGGGGGATTTGCAAACGAACAACCAGTGGGATCTCACCGTGCCCGCGAATGCGGCCGAGCGGGGCGAGCGGCGCCAGCGGATTCGGACGATCAGCCGCGAAAAATATTCGATGGAACAAGTCGGCGTGAAGCGGATGAGCGGCCCCGACCAACGCCGTTCGGAAACGCAGCGCCGCGAAGGGTTGCTCAAGGCGAAGCTGAAGGACTATCTCAACGACTCGGAGTGGGAGCAGTATCAGCAGACGCTCGCCCGACTGAACGACGCGCAAGAAGACTTGAAGAAGCTCAACCAGAAGAGCGCTCCCGACTGGGCTCTCGCGCTCGCGCGCTGCAACGCGCCCCCGGAGCCGACGCACCTGAACGTCCGCGGCAACCCTCACGTCCCGGGCGAAGTGGTCGAACCCCGCTTCCCGCAACTCTTCGGCGTCGAGCAGCCGACGATTCCCGCAGCGCCGGCAGGCGCGCGTTCGGCCGGCCGGCGCAAGGTGCTCGCCGACTGGATCGCGTCCAACGACAACATGCTCACGTCGCGGGTGATCGCGAACCGCGTCTGGCAGCACCACTTTGGCCGCGGCCTCGTCCGCTCGGCGAACAACTTTGGCGAGCTCGGCGACGTGCCGACGCATCCCGAACTATTAGATTGGCTCGCGATCTGGCTCACCGAGCATGAGTGGAAACTAAAACCGCTCCACCGGTTGATCATGACTTCGAGCGCCTACCAGATGTCGAGCCAGGCCGACGCCGCCGCGCTCGCCGCCGATCCGCTCAACGACAACCTGTGGCGATTCGACTTGCGTCGGCTCGGCGCCGAAGAACTCCGCGACGCGACGCTCGCCGCCAGTGGCAAGCTCAACCTCGAGATGTACGGCCCGAGCTTCTACCCCGAGATGTCGCCCGAGGTGCTGGCCACGCAGTCGATGCCAGGCCAAGGCTGGGGCAAGTCGTCGTCCAAAGAACAATCGAGACGCAGCGTCTATATCTACGTGAAGCGCTCGCTGCTGACGCCGCTCCTCACGGCGTTCGACTTCCCCGACGTCGACGCCAGCTGCGAAGCACGCTTCAACACAACCCAACCGGGCCAAGCGCTGTCAATGCTCAACGGCCAGTTCGCCAACGAGCAAGCCGGCTACCTCGCCAATCGCGTCCGCACCGAAGCGGGCGACGATCCGAAAGACCAAGTCGCCCGCGCGATCGAAATCACCTTAGGCCGCGAAGCGACCAAAGAAGAAATCGCCGACGGCCTCGAGCTATTAAATCAACTCACAAAAGAACACAACCGCGACCCGCAAGAAGCCCTCCGCTACTGGTGCCTAGTCGCGCTCAACCAAAACGAATTCCTGTACCTAGACTAA